A single genomic interval of Bradyrhizobium sp. sBnM-33 harbors:
- a CDS encoding AzlD domain-containing protein, translated as MSEFFGSPHALLVLVLAGFLPNEVWRMAGLWFGAGVDEGSEVLVWVRAVATAILAGVIAQILVQPPGALAGVPDWLRYGAVAAGFAVFMLTRRSIFAGVVSGEIILLAGKWWLG; from the coding sequence ATGAGCGAGTTTTTCGGCAGCCCGCACGCGCTGTTGGTGCTCGTGCTCGCGGGCTTCCTGCCTAACGAGGTCTGGCGGATGGCCGGGCTGTGGTTCGGCGCCGGCGTCGACGAGGGCTCGGAAGTCCTGGTGTGGGTGAGGGCGGTGGCGACCGCGATCCTCGCCGGTGTCATTGCGCAAATCCTGGTGCAGCCGCCGGGCGCGCTGGCCGGCGTGCCGGACTGGCTGCGCTACGGCGCGGTCGCTGCCGGCTTTGCGGTGTTCATGCTGACGCGACGCTCGATCTTTGCCGGCGTAGTCTCCGGCGAGATCATCCTTCTGGCCGGCAAATGGTGGCTCGGTTGA
- the tsaA gene encoding tRNA (N6-threonylcarbamoyladenosine(37)-N6)-methyltransferase TrmO, giving the protein MVQDTKLREGEVTVEMPPVRDAGLVFIGRIRTPWKSRLETPRQGRHDGPVCRLEIFEPWVPAIKGVEFYENLEVIYWLHHSRRDLVLQSPKNNRKTRGTFSLRSPVRPNPIGTSVVKFVGVEGNTILVRGLDCLDETPLLDVKPDRCEFSPLAQPKSGDLEGE; this is encoded by the coding sequence ATGGTTCAGGACACCAAACTCCGCGAGGGCGAAGTTACCGTCGAGATGCCGCCGGTCCGTGATGCCGGACTGGTGTTCATCGGCCGCATCCGCACGCCCTGGAAATCGCGGCTGGAGACGCCACGGCAGGGCCGCCATGACGGCCCGGTTTGTCGCCTTGAGATTTTCGAGCCGTGGGTGCCCGCTATCAAGGGCGTCGAATTCTATGAAAATCTCGAAGTGATCTATTGGCTGCATCACTCGCGCCGCGATCTGGTGCTGCAGAGCCCGAAGAACAACCGGAAAACCCGCGGCACCTTCTCGCTGCGCTCGCCGGTGCGGCCTAATCCGATCGGCACCTCGGTCGTCAAGTTCGTCGGGGTCGAAGGCAACACGATCCTGGTGCGCGGCCTCGACTGCCTCGACGAAACGCCGCTGCTGGACGTCAAGCCGGACCGCTGCGAGTTCTCGCCGCTGGCGCAGCCGAAGAGCGGGGATTTGGAGGGGGAGTAG
- a CDS encoding HIT domain-containing protein, whose amino-acid sequence MPAYDPNNPFAKILRGEFPCHKVYEDDHVLAFLDIMPRSPGHTLVIPKAPARNILDISPEDYAHVARAAHKIAAAAMEAFNADGITVQQFNEPAGGQVVFHLHMHVMPRHDGVALLPPASRKEDVKVLEDNATKLMAALG is encoded by the coding sequence ATGCCCGCCTATGACCCCAACAACCCTTTCGCAAAAATCTTGCGCGGCGAGTTTCCCTGCCACAAGGTCTACGAGGACGACCACGTGCTGGCGTTCCTCGACATCATGCCGCGTTCGCCGGGCCATACGCTGGTGATCCCAAAAGCCCCTGCCCGCAACATCCTCGACATCAGTCCCGAGGATTACGCCCACGTCGCGCGCGCCGCCCACAAGATCGCCGCCGCCGCGATGGAGGCCTTCAACGCCGATGGCATCACCGTGCAGCAATTCAACGAGCCAGCCGGCGGGCAAGTCGTGTTCCATTTGCACATGCACGTGATGCCGCGCCACGATGGTGTGGCGCTGCTGCCGCCCGCAAGCCGCAAGGAAGATGTGAAGGTACTGGAGGACAACGCGACCAAGCTGATGGCGGCGCTGGGGTAG
- a CDS encoding GNAT family N-acetyltransferase, whose protein sequence is MASSEITLEAVPSVSDIKAADWDACANPKPNPHSLDNLDTLAANGSQSDSCKPAYNPFVSHAFFAAAEVSGSACARTGWGPRHLLARLDGEIAGIVPCYLKTHSQGEYVFDRGWADAYERAGGRYYPKLQVSVPFTPATGPRLLIRDGVDREQIGSALARGLMALCNATNASSVHVTFAREAEAKLLGQHGFLLRNDQQFHWHNDGYGSFDDFLNSLNSRHRKAIKRERREAVAAGITIHHLTGADITEEAWDAFFAFYMETGSRKWGRPYLTRKFFSMIGESMSRDVLLVMAKRKGRWIAGAINFIGSDTLFGRNWGAVEHHPFLHFEVCYYQAIDFAIQRGLKVVEAGAQGEHKLARGYLPQTTYSAHFIADPDLRRAIADYLKRERAYVAEVGRELTEAGPFRKAADET, encoded by the coding sequence ATGGCGTCATCCGAAATCACCCTCGAAGCCGTTCCCTCCGTCAGCGACATCAAGGCTGCGGACTGGGACGCCTGCGCCAATCCGAAGCCGAACCCGCACAGCCTCGACAATCTCGACACGCTGGCCGCAAACGGATCTCAAAGCGATTCCTGCAAGCCAGCCTATAACCCTTTCGTTTCCCACGCGTTTTTTGCTGCCGCCGAGGTTTCCGGCTCGGCCTGCGCCCGCACCGGCTGGGGTCCCCGGCATCTTCTGGCACGGCTCGACGGCGAGATCGCCGGCATCGTGCCCTGCTATCTGAAAACGCATTCGCAAGGCGAATATGTCTTTGACCGCGGCTGGGCGGATGCTTATGAGCGCGCCGGCGGACGTTATTATCCGAAACTGCAGGTCTCGGTGCCGTTCACGCCTGCCACCGGGCCCCGGCTTCTGATCCGCGACGGTGTCGATCGCGAGCAGATCGGCTCGGCGCTGGCGCGCGGGCTAATGGCGCTGTGCAACGCGACCAACGCCTCCTCCGTGCACGTGACTTTTGCCCGCGAGGCGGAAGCGAAGTTGTTGGGCCAGCACGGCTTCCTGCTGCGGAACGACCAGCAGTTTCACTGGCACAACGATGGCTACGGTAGTTTTGACGATTTTCTGAACTCGCTGAATTCGCGCCACCGCAAGGCAATCAAGCGCGAACGCCGCGAGGCAGTGGCCGCCGGGATCACCATCCACCACCTGACCGGAGCCGATATCACGGAGGAAGCCTGGGACGCATTCTTCGCGTTCTATATGGAGACCGGCTCGCGCAAATGGGGCCGCCCCTACCTCACCCGCAAATTCTTCTCGATGATCGGCGAGAGCATGAGCCGCGACGTGCTCCTGGTGATGGCCAAACGCAAAGGTCGCTGGATCGCGGGCGCCATCAATTTCATCGGATCGGACACACTGTTCGGCCGTAATTGGGGCGCCGTCGAGCATCACCCATTCTTGCATTTCGAGGTCTGCTACTATCAGGCGATCGATTTTGCAATCCAGCGCGGCCTGAAGGTCGTCGAGGCCGGCGCGCAGGGCGAACACAAGCTGGCCCGCGGTTACCTGCCGCAAACCACCTACTCCGCGCATTTCATCGCCGATCCCGATTTGCGCCGCGCGATTGCCGACTACCTGAAGCGCGAGCGCGCCTATGTGGCCGAGGTCGGACGCGAACTGACCGAGGCCGGCCCGTTCCGCAAGGCCGCCGACGAGACTTGA
- a CDS encoding glycerophosphodiester phosphodiesterase family protein, producing MRAPDWLTARPVAHRGLHDISRGIVENMPAAAQAAVDDNFAIECDIQLSSDGEAMVHHDNALGRLTEGSGALLGMTASELKAVSFKNTPERMMTLGDLCALVAGRVPLVIEVKSHFDGDRRLVKRMAEVLASYDGPAVGMSFDPDQVVALRELIPGRARGIVAEHDYTAEEWPEASAEQRRGMTHLRHAFRTRPHFVAYWVNELPAAAPWIARNVFGLPLLAWTVRTPEQRARAARYADQIIFEEFLPGT from the coding sequence GTGCGTGCGCCGGACTGGCTGACGGCACGGCCCGTGGCCCATCGCGGCCTGCATGATATTTCGCGCGGCATCGTCGAAAACATGCCGGCGGCCGCGCAGGCCGCCGTCGACGATAATTTCGCCATCGAATGCGACATTCAGCTTTCGTCGGATGGCGAGGCGATGGTCCATCACGACAATGCGCTCGGCCGCCTCACCGAGGGCTCCGGCGCGTTGCTCGGCATGACCGCGTCCGAACTTAAGGCCGTCAGTTTCAAGAACACGCCGGAACGGATGATGACGCTCGGTGATCTCTGCGCGCTGGTCGCCGGCCGCGTGCCGCTGGTGATCGAGGTGAAAAGCCATTTCGACGGCGACCGCCGGCTGGTGAAACGGATGGCAGAGGTGCTCGCCTCCTATGACGGCCCGGCGGTCGGCATGTCCTTCGATCCGGATCAGGTGGTGGCGTTGCGCGAACTGATCCCCGGCCGCGCGCGCGGCATTGTGGCCGAACATGACTATACCGCCGAGGAGTGGCCGGAAGCGTCAGCGGAACAGCGCCGCGGCATGACGCATCTGCGCCATGCCTTCCGCACCCGGCCGCATTTCGTCGCCTATTGGGTGAATGAGCTGCCCGCGGCCGCGCCCTGGATCGCCCGCAACGTCTTCGGCCTGCCGCTGCTCGCCTGGACCGTGCGCACGCCCGAGCAGCGCGCGCGCGCCGCGCGCTATGCCGACCAGATCATCTTCGAGGAGTTCCTGCCGGGAACCTGA
- a CDS encoding RidA family protein produces MAGTVEQKLAAQGITLNEPRTPMANYVGFVRSGNLLFVSGQVCANAEGKLIAKGKLGAGVTIEQGYAAAQGCGVNLLAQIKAALGDLDKVVRVVRLGGFINSAPDFLDGPKVLNGASDLMVTAFGDKGRHARTTVGVASLPSDAAVEVDAIFEVS; encoded by the coding sequence ATGGCGGGTACGGTCGAACAGAAGCTGGCGGCACAAGGCATCACGCTGAACGAGCCGCGCACCCCCATGGCGAACTATGTCGGCTTCGTGCGCTCGGGAAACCTGCTGTTCGTCTCCGGCCAGGTCTGCGCCAACGCCGAAGGCAAGCTGATCGCCAAGGGCAAGCTCGGGGCTGGCGTCACGATCGAACAGGGCTACGCCGCAGCACAGGGCTGCGGCGTCAATCTGCTGGCCCAGATCAAGGCGGCGCTCGGCGATCTCGACAAGGTGGTCCGCGTGGTCCGGCTCGGCGGCTTCATCAATTCCGCGCCTGACTTCCTCGACGGGCCCAAGGTGCTCAACGGCGCCTCCGACCTGATGGTCACCGCATTCGGCGACAAGGGCCGGCACGCCCGCACCACCGTCGGCGTCGCCTCGCTCCCCTCGGACGCGGCCGTCGAGGTCGACGCCATCTTCGAGGTATCCTGA
- a CDS encoding cell envelope integrity EipB family protein has product MASSFPIPVRALVFSAAATLLSGFANGPALAGASGPFLAHQALYELKLVKSRGSNAISGARGRILYNFSGSACEGYTSEFRQVSELDSGEGRLTLSDLRSHSWEDAAGKSYRFKIDTRMNDTDSAPIDGVAERVGDRIRVKLKQPVAKTFELDGKVVFPTEQIQHIIAAARAGKSVLELMVYDGSDNGEKVYNTLSVIGKPIPGTQSIASPDPSTVNDQMKALTRWPVTVSYYDRDTKAKDGEQTPVYAMSFELFENGVSRALVLDYNDFVIAGAMGRFDVRDSKPCK; this is encoded by the coding sequence ATGGCTAGCTCGTTCCCGATTCCGGTTCGTGCTTTGGTGTTTTCGGCTGCGGCCACTTTGCTCTCAGGCTTCGCAAACGGACCGGCGCTGGCGGGCGCCAGCGGGCCGTTTCTCGCCCATCAGGCGCTGTATGAATTGAAGCTGGTCAAGTCGCGCGGATCCAACGCGATATCGGGTGCGCGCGGGCGCATTCTCTACAATTTTTCAGGCAGCGCCTGCGAAGGCTACACTTCCGAATTCCGCCAGGTGTCCGAACTCGATAGCGGCGAGGGCAGGCTGACGCTGAGCGATCTTCGCTCGCATTCCTGGGAAGATGCCGCCGGCAAGAGCTATCGCTTCAAGATCGACACCCGCATGAACGATACCGATTCCGCGCCGATCGACGGCGTGGCGGAACGGGTCGGCGACCGCATCAGGGTCAAGCTGAAGCAGCCGGTTGCGAAGACGTTCGAGCTCGACGGCAAGGTCGTGTTCCCGACCGAGCAGATCCAGCATATCATCGCCGCCGCGCGCGCAGGTAAATCGGTGCTGGAGCTGATGGTCTATGACGGCTCGGATAATGGCGAGAAGGTCTACAACACGCTGTCGGTGATCGGGAAGCCGATCCCGGGCACCCAAAGCATTGCATCGCCCGACCCGTCGACCGTCAACGACCAGATGAAGGCGCTGACCCGCTGGCCCGTGACCGTGAGCTATTACGACCGCGACACCAAGGCGAAAGACGGTGAGCAGACGCCGGTTTACGCGATGTCGTTCGAGCTCTTTGAGAACGGCGTCTCCCGCGCGCTGGTGCTCGATTACAATGATTTCGTGATTGCGGGTGCAATGGGCCGGTTCGACGTCAGGGATTCCAAGCCGTGTAAGTGA
- the pdhA gene encoding pyruvate dehydrogenase (acetyl-transferring) E1 component subunit alpha, with protein sequence MPDGGLPVIAHFEVRHRNYLAPDGSINRPLPPFASDAGLLTALYRAMMLLRNFDRKAVALQRTGRLGTYAVSLGQEAVSVSVASAMREEDVLLPSYRDNGALIWRGVKLEEILLFWGGDERGNHFSGPVQDFPFCVPVGSQAPHAAGVAYAFKLRKQPRVAVCMFGDGATSKGDVYEAMNFAGVHKMPVVFVATNNQWAISVPLRLQTGCETLAQKAIAAGFIGEQVDGSDVVAMRAAAEDAIAAAREGQGPRFIEAVTYRLGDHTTSDDALRYRSADEVQARWKEEPITRLRSYLVGQKMWSKAEEEQLAAECHERVEAAVERYLAAEPRRPETMFDHLYAELPEVYAAQRRELAGEGDA encoded by the coding sequence ATGCCAGACGGAGGACTTCCGGTCATCGCGCACTTTGAAGTGCGCCACCGCAATTACCTCGCGCCAGACGGCTCGATTAACCGACCGCTCCCCCCATTCGCCTCCGATGCCGGCCTCCTCACGGCGCTCTATCGAGCGATGATGCTGCTGCGCAACTTTGACCGAAAGGCTGTTGCGTTGCAGCGCACCGGCCGGCTTGGGACATACGCTGTTTCACTCGGCCAGGAGGCGGTGTCGGTTAGCGTAGCCAGTGCGATGCGCGAAGAGGACGTCCTGTTGCCCTCCTATCGCGACAATGGTGCGCTGATCTGGCGTGGGGTCAAGCTGGAGGAAATTCTGCTGTTCTGGGGAGGGGACGAGCGGGGCAATCACTTCTCCGGACCGGTTCAGGATTTTCCGTTTTGCGTTCCGGTGGGATCGCAGGCGCCGCATGCCGCCGGCGTTGCCTATGCCTTCAAGCTTCGCAAGCAGCCGCGTGTCGCCGTATGCATGTTCGGCGATGGCGCTACTTCGAAGGGTGATGTCTACGAGGCGATGAATTTTGCCGGGGTGCACAAAATGCCGGTCGTGTTCGTGGCCACCAACAATCAATGGGCTATTTCTGTTCCGTTACGACTACAGACCGGTTGTGAAACGCTGGCGCAGAAAGCCATCGCGGCCGGCTTCATCGGCGAGCAGGTGGACGGCAGCGATGTTGTGGCGATGCGCGCCGCGGCCGAAGATGCCATTGCCGCCGCCCGGGAGGGGCAAGGCCCGCGCTTCATCGAGGCAGTCACCTACCGGCTCGGCGATCATACGACCTCCGATGACGCGTTACGTTATCGTTCGGCTGACGAAGTCCAGGCCCGTTGGAAGGAAGAGCCGATTACGCGCCTGAGGAGCTATCTCGTCGGCCAAAAAATGTGGAGCAAGGCGGAGGAAGAACAGCTCGCCGCGGAGTGCCATGAGCGCGTCGAGGCGGCGGTTGAGCGCTACCTGGCAGCGGAGCCACGTCGACCCGAAACCATGTTTGATCATCTCTATGCCGAATTGCCCGAGGTCTACGCCGCGCAACGCCGCGAACTCGCGGGAGAGGGCGATGCCTGA
- a CDS encoding alpha-ketoacid dehydrogenase subunit beta, whose translation MPEMTLVEAVNLALARAMEDDPDVVVLGEDVGINGGVFRATVGLQARFGPERVLDTPLAELLISGLCVGMAAQRLKPVGEIQFMGFLYPCIDQLVNHASRIRNRTQGRLTCPMVLRTPHGAGIRAPEHHSESTEAMLAHIPGLRVVIPSSPDRAYGLLLAAIRDPDPVVFLEPTRIYRAAKGEVEDNGEALPLDVAFVLREGRDVTLISWGAMLKETMAAADALAADGIAAEVIDLATLKPYDEATVLGSVAKTGRCVIVHEATRTGGFGAEIAALIAERALTSLLAPVARVTGYDTVIPMARLEQHMMPSVGRIVTAARKACQFS comes from the coding sequence ATGCCTGAAATGACGTTGGTCGAAGCCGTCAATCTGGCGCTTGCCCGCGCGATGGAAGATGATCCTGATGTCGTTGTGCTTGGCGAAGATGTCGGCATCAATGGCGGCGTCTTCCGCGCGACCGTCGGGCTGCAAGCGCGTTTCGGCCCCGAGCGCGTCCTCGATACGCCGCTTGCCGAACTCCTGATCAGCGGACTCTGCGTCGGCATGGCGGCGCAGAGGTTGAAGCCTGTTGGCGAGATCCAGTTCATGGGATTTCTGTATCCCTGCATCGATCAACTGGTGAACCATGCCTCCCGAATCCGCAACCGCACCCAGGGACGGCTCACCTGCCCAATGGTTCTGCGTACGCCGCACGGCGCCGGCATTCGCGCGCCGGAACATCATTCCGAAAGCACCGAGGCGATGCTCGCCCATATCCCAGGCTTGCGCGTCGTCATTCCCTCGTCGCCGGATCGCGCATACGGACTGCTGCTCGCCGCGATCCGCGATCCAGATCCGGTGGTGTTTCTTGAGCCGACCCGCATCTACCGCGCGGCGAAAGGCGAGGTGGAAGACAATGGTGAGGCTTTACCGCTGGATGTCGCCTTTGTCCTGCGGGAGGGCCGCGACGTCACACTGATCAGTTGGGGGGCGATGCTGAAAGAAACCATGGCGGCGGCCGACGCGCTGGCCGCCGACGGCATCGCCGCCGAGGTGATCGATCTCGCCACGCTCAAGCCTTACGACGAAGCCACGGTGCTCGGTTCGGTCGCGAAAACAGGGCGGTGTGTCATCGTCCACGAGGCGACACGCACCGGCGGATTCGGCGCCGAGATCGCGGCGCTGATCGCCGAGCGCGCTCTGACCTCTCTGCTCGCACCGGTGGCCCGGGTCACCGGCTACGATACGGTCATTCCGATGGCGCGGCTTGAGCAACACATGATGCCATCGGTCGGTCGTATCGTCACGGCCGCGCGCAAAGCGTGCCAGTTCAGTTGA
- a CDS encoding dihydrolipoamide acetyltransferase family protein produces MRQFVLPDLGEGLEEAEIVNWYVNEGDHVVTDQPLVSVETDKAVVEVPSPSSGRILHLFGAKGDVVKVGAPLVEFAEGPEQDTGTIVGELGGGEPPAAAATTSGPAAGQKAQVFPAVRALARKLDVDLDLVEATGPGGTITRADVERAAKGLPHTGPAEPLRGLRRAMAQRMTAAHAEIVPASVTDQADIDDWRTGEDVTIRLVRAIAVACKAQPSLNAWYNSGAGERRLIDRIDLGIAVDTGGGLIVPVLRNVAEQDVKDLRAGLDRMRADAVARSIPPGELRGATITLSNFGMIGGRFANLIVVPPQVAIIGAGRITQGVVAYRGQPAVRRVLPLSLTFDHRVVTGGEAARFLVALKADLEQFS; encoded by the coding sequence ATGCGCCAGTTCGTATTGCCGGATCTGGGAGAGGGTCTCGAAGAGGCGGAGATCGTGAACTGGTATGTCAACGAAGGCGACCACGTCGTTACCGATCAGCCACTGGTTTCGGTCGAAACCGACAAAGCCGTCGTCGAGGTGCCGTCACCTTCGAGCGGACGCATCCTGCATCTGTTTGGCGCCAAGGGAGATGTGGTGAAGGTGGGCGCGCCGCTTGTCGAGTTTGCCGAAGGCCCCGAGCAAGACACCGGCACCATTGTCGGCGAACTTGGCGGTGGCGAGCCGCCGGCGGCGGCAGCGACAACTTCCGGGCCAGCGGCTGGACAGAAAGCCCAGGTGTTTCCGGCGGTACGCGCGCTCGCCCGCAAACTCGATGTCGATCTCGATCTGGTCGAAGCCACAGGACCCGGCGGCACCATCACGCGTGCGGATGTGGAACGGGCTGCCAAGGGCTTGCCCCATACCGGACCTGCCGAACCCTTGCGCGGTTTGCGGCGCGCGATGGCTCAGCGCATGACGGCGGCTCACGCCGAGATCGTCCCGGCCAGCGTCACCGACCAGGCCGATATCGACGATTGGCGAACCGGCGAGGACGTGACCATCCGACTGGTGCGCGCGATCGCTGTCGCCTGCAAGGCACAGCCTTCGCTCAATGCCTGGTACAATTCCGGCGCTGGTGAAAGGCGTCTGATCGACCGTATCGACCTCGGCATTGCCGTCGATACCGGGGGTGGCCTTATCGTTCCTGTGTTGCGCAATGTCGCAGAGCAGGACGTCAAGGACTTGCGAGCCGGGCTTGACCGCATGCGGGCTGACGCAGTCGCGCGCTCAATACCTCCGGGAGAGCTGCGCGGAGCCACGATTACGCTGTCGAACTTCGGGATGATCGGAGGCCGTTTCGCCAACCTGATCGTGGTACCGCCGCAAGTGGCGATCATAGGCGCCGGCCGGATTACCCAAGGGGTGGTCGCGTATCGGGGCCAGCCGGCGGTGAGGCGCGTGCTGCCGTTGTCGCTCACGTTTGACCATCGCGTTGTGACAGGCGGTGAAGCCGCTCGCTTCCTCGTAGCGCTCAAAGCGGACCTTGAGCAGTTTTCGTGA
- a CDS encoding RidA family protein, which yields MSKLEKLRPSGLHHNPAYSHVVVASGARTIYIAGQVSTDEEGRVVGEGDIAAQTTQVMHNIGLALKAAGASYADIVKITTFVVGYKPELRPIIGKARSAFFEGMEPPASTLVGVTALAAPEWLIEIEAVAVVD from the coding sequence ATGAGCAAGCTCGAAAAACTTCGGCCAAGCGGCCTTCACCACAATCCGGCTTACTCCCACGTCGTCGTCGCCTCGGGCGCGCGCACGATCTACATCGCGGGACAGGTCTCCACCGACGAGGAGGGGCGGGTGGTCGGCGAGGGTGATATAGCCGCGCAGACGACGCAGGTGATGCACAATATTGGCCTGGCGCTGAAAGCCGCCGGCGCGAGTTATGCTGATATCGTGAAGATCACGACTTTCGTCGTCGGCTACAAGCCTGAACTCCGTCCCATCATCGGCAAGGCGCGCTCGGCCTTCTTTGAGGGCATGGAGCCGCCGGCGAGCACGCTCGTCGGTGTAACGGCGCTCGCGGCCCCGGAATGGCTGATCGAGATTGAGGCGGTGGCCGTCGTCGATTGA
- a CDS encoding DNA polymerase IV, protein MGAPDGPRAFCRDCLSDLDIKARRCNECGSPRLVRHHALPSLTLAHIDCDAFYATVEKRDNPELADKPVIIGGGKRGVVSAACYVSRTYGVRSAMPMFKALALCPQAAVIPPNMAKYVRVGREVRHAMQTLTPLVEPLSIDEAFLDLSGTQRVHGMIPAKVLARFAREVERDIGITVSVGLSCNKFLAKIASDLDKPRGFAALDQIEAREMLADKPVGFIYGVGPATQEKLLQRGFRTIADLQRADEVELMKQFGGEGRRLWRLARGIDDRSVVPDRGAKTISSETTFENDIRDFATLERLLWRLSEKVSSRLKNGNLAGCTITLKLKTADFRQRTRSQSIQAPTQLAAKIFAVSREMLAKEIDGTAFRLMGTGVSALREGSRGDDSDMLDRRSAHAERAMDDLRKKFGNAAVIRGIAYNGPAQEEDEEEG, encoded by the coding sequence ATGGGAGCACCAGACGGTCCGCGCGCGTTCTGCCGGGATTGCCTCAGCGACCTCGATATCAAGGCAAGGCGATGCAATGAATGCGGTTCCCCGCGCCTAGTCCGCCACCATGCCCTGCCCTCGCTGACGCTGGCGCATATCGATTGCGACGCGTTCTATGCCACGGTTGAGAAGCGCGACAATCCGGAACTTGCCGACAAGCCCGTGATCATCGGCGGCGGCAAGCGCGGCGTCGTGTCGGCTGCCTGTTATGTCTCGCGGACTTATGGCGTGCGCTCGGCAATGCCGATGTTTAAAGCGCTGGCGCTCTGCCCCCAGGCAGCCGTGATCCCGCCAAATATGGCCAAATATGTCCGCGTCGGCCGCGAGGTGCGGCATGCCATGCAAACGCTGACGCCGCTGGTGGAACCGCTCTCGATCGACGAGGCGTTTCTCGATCTTTCCGGCACGCAGCGTGTTCACGGCATGATCCCCGCAAAAGTGCTGGCGCGCTTTGCCCGCGAGGTCGAGCGCGACATCGGCATCACGGTTTCCGTCGGCCTGTCCTGCAACAAGTTCCTGGCCAAGATCGCCTCCGATCTCGACAAGCCGCGCGGCTTTGCCGCCCTCGACCAGATCGAAGCGCGCGAGATGCTCGCCGACAAGCCGGTCGGCTTCATCTACGGCGTCGGGCCCGCGACCCAGGAAAAGCTGCTGCAGCGCGGCTTTCGCACCATTGCCGATCTGCAGCGCGCCGACGAGGTCGAGCTGATGAAGCAGTTCGGCGGCGAAGGTCGCAGGCTGTGGCGGCTGGCGCGCGGCATCGACGACCGCAGCGTGGTGCCTGACCGCGGCGCCAAGACGATATCGAGCGAAACCACGTTCGAAAACGACATCCGCGATTTCGCCACGCTGGAACGGCTGTTGTGGCGGCTGTCGGAAAAGGTGTCGTCGCGGCTGAAGAACGGCAACCTGGCCGGCTGCACCATCACGCTGAAGCTGAAGACCGCCGATTTCAGGCAGCGGACCCGCTCGCAATCGATTCAGGCGCCGACCCAACTCGCCGCGAAAATCTTTGCGGTGTCGCGCGAAATGCTGGCAAAGGAGATCGACGGCACCGCCTTCCGCCTGATGGGCACCGGCGTCAGCGCCTTGCGCGAGGGATCGCGAGGAGACGACAGCGACATGCTCGACCGCCGCTCGGCCCACGCCGAGCGCGCGATGGATGACTTGCGGAAAAAGTTCGGCAATGCCGCGGTGATCCGGGGCATCGCGTATAATGGGCCCGCGCAGGAAGAAGATGAGGAGGAGGGGTAG
- a CDS encoding DUF3572 domain-containing protein, which yields MKKPVHNPREVAEIVAVQALSFIAGDPERLGLFLAESGIGPETLRTAAADPQFLASVLDFVLRDDATVKAFASASQLHPTNIAAARQVLGDPHWERDVP from the coding sequence TTGAAAAAGCCTGTTCACAACCCCCGCGAAGTGGCTGAAATCGTTGCGGTTCAGGCGCTGAGTTTTATTGCCGGCGATCCTGAAAGGCTAGGCTTGTTCCTGGCTGAAAGCGGCATCGGTCCGGAGACGCTGCGCACCGCGGCCGCCGACCCGCAATTTCTGGCCTCAGTGCTCGATTTCGTGCTGCGCGACGACGCAACCGTGAAGGCGTTTGCGAGCGCCTCGCAACTTCACCCGACCAATATCGCCGCCGCCCGTCAGGTGCTTGGCGATCCGCACTGGGAGCGCGACGTGCCGTGA
- a CDS encoding response regulator: MAKTVLIVEDNELNMKLFRDLLEAHGYQTSGTSNGFEALDLVRKLRPDLILMDIQLPQVSGLEVTRWIKDDPELRAIPVVAVTAFAMKGDEERIREGGCEAYLSKPISVGKFIETVRRFIG; this comes from the coding sequence ATGGCGAAAACCGTCCTGATCGTGGAGGACAACGAGCTCAACATGAAGCTCTTTCGCGATCTGTTGGAAGCTCATGGCTATCAAACCTCCGGCACCAGCAATGGTTTCGAGGCGCTCGATCTCGTCCGCAAGCTGCGCCCTGATCTGATCCTGATGGATATCCAGCTTCCGCAGGTATCGGGCCTGGAAGTGACGCGCTGGATCAAGGACGATCCGGAGTTGCGCGCCATTCCGGTGGTTGCCGTCACCGCGTTTGCGATGAAGGGCGATGAAGAGCGCATCCGCGAAGGCGGCTGCGAGGCGTATCTGTCCAAACCAATTTCCGTCGGCAAGTTTATTGAAACCGTGCGGCGTTTTATCGGGTAG